One segment of Comamonas thiooxydans DNA contains the following:
- a CDS encoding DUF2798 domain-containing protein, translated as MNSSTSSSPSRLSTLKLHRRYTPFVFAFFMAGIMAFLMCCTIVAANTGFDTGYVRRVFSAYALAMPVAFFCVMMVRPLVLKLVALTVHTH; from the coding sequence ATGAATTCTTCTACCAGTTCTTCCCCATCCAGACTTTCGACGCTCAAGCTGCACCGGCGTTACACGCCATTTGTCTTTGCCTTTTTCATGGCCGGCATCATGGCGTTTCTGATGTGCTGCACCATCGTGGCGGCCAATACCGGCTTTGATACCGGCTACGTCCGTCGCGTGTTCAGTGCCTATGCGCTGGCCATGCCGGTGGCGTTCTTCTGCGTGATGATGGTCAGGCCGCTGGTGCTCAAGCTGGTTGCGCTGACCGTGCATACACATTGA
- a CDS encoding iron ABC transporter permease, which yields MGSVAPKPAVELPVASRWRTPAGRLSRSAALLLGAVLVLLAMVWGAASGAYAIAPAQLPGIVWDGIRSLWGGDVQTGPEHLVFLNIRLPRLLMGVAAGAGLGLAGALMQGLFRNPLADPGLIGVSSGAALAAGVTIVLGGLYLPWLPRHLGSWALVAMAFGGGLAVTVVVYVLGQVQGTTRIGLMLLAGIAINALAGAGLGFLSFVSTDEQLRNLQMWLLGSLGASRWSAVALVSAAVAVSTMAALALARPLNAIALGEAQANLLGVAVEKTKRRAVMVAALAVGAVTATTGIIGFIGLVAPHWVRLIAGPDHRVVLPGSALLGAALVVSADAVARTIVKPAELPLGVLTAFIGVPLFLAMLRQFRSKV from the coding sequence ATGGGGAGCGTGGCGCCAAAGCCAGCAGTCGAGCTGCCCGTCGCATCACGTTGGCGCACTCCTGCTGGGCGGCTCAGCCGCAGCGCAGCCCTGCTGCTGGGTGCGGTTCTGGTGTTGCTGGCCATGGTCTGGGGCGCGGCCAGCGGTGCCTATGCGATTGCGCCTGCGCAATTGCCCGGCATCGTCTGGGACGGCATTCGCAGCCTTTGGGGTGGAGATGTGCAAACCGGCCCCGAGCATCTGGTCTTTCTCAATATCCGCCTGCCGCGCCTGCTCATGGGTGTGGCGGCCGGCGCGGGACTGGGGCTGGCAGGCGCATTGATGCAGGGGCTGTTTCGCAATCCGCTGGCCGACCCCGGGCTGATCGGTGTGAGCAGCGGCGCGGCCCTGGCCGCCGGCGTCACCATCGTGCTGGGCGGACTCTATCTGCCCTGGCTGCCGCGTCATCTGGGCAGCTGGGCCTTGGTGGCCATGGCTTTTGGCGGTGGTCTGGCCGTGACCGTCGTGGTCTATGTGCTGGGTCAGGTCCAGGGTACGACCCGCATCGGCCTGATGCTGCTGGCCGGCATTGCCATCAATGCGCTGGCCGGTGCCGGACTGGGCTTTCTGAGTTTTGTGTCCACGGACGAGCAGCTGCGAAATCTGCAGATGTGGCTGCTGGGCAGCCTGGGCGCCTCGCGCTGGAGCGCGGTGGCCCTGGTGTCGGCGGCCGTGGCCGTCAGCACGATGGCGGCGCTGGCGCTGGCCAGGCCGCTGAATGCGATTGCCCTGGGCGAAGCCCAGGCCAATCTGCTGGGCGTGGCCGTCGAGAAAACCAAGCGCCGCGCCGTGATGGTGGCAGCGCTGGCCGTGGGTGCCGTGACCGCGACCACCGGCATCATCGGCTTCATCGGTCTGGTCGCGCCGCACTGGGTGCGGCTGATTGCCGGTCCCGATCATCGCGTGGTGCTGCCGGGATCGGCCCTGCTGGGGGCGGCGCTGGTGGTTAGCGCCGATGCCGTGGCGCGCACCATCGTCAAGCCGGCCGAGCTGCCGCTGGGTGTGCTCACCGCGTTTATCGGTGTGCCGCTGTTTCTGGCCATGCTGCGCCAGTTCAGGAGCAAGGTATGA
- a CDS encoding pyruvate, water dikinase regulatory protein: MHTHTIFVISDGTGITAETFGTAIMAQFESKPRLIRIPFVDSMDKIHQAVRQINHVAEVEKRKPIIFTTLVNQEMLEFLEANCKGKLFDMFGTFVRPLEVELGQKSLHRVGRFADISESKEYLERMEAINYTLAHDDGQTHADLSGADVILVGVSRSGKTPTSLYLAMQFGLKVANYPLIPEDFERKQLPPALEPYRKKLFGLTIQPERLSSIRNERRPDSKYASLPNCRYEVAEAEAMMRRSGIEWLSSTTKSIEEIATTILQEVLPQHLGH; the protein is encoded by the coding sequence ATGCATACCCATACGATTTTTGTCATTTCTGACGGCACAGGCATCACGGCCGAGACCTTTGGCACGGCCATCATGGCCCAGTTCGAGAGCAAGCCGAGGCTGATTCGCATCCCGTTTGTGGACTCGATGGACAAGATTCATCAGGCCGTGCGCCAGATCAACCATGTGGCCGAGGTGGAGAAGAGAAAGCCCATCATCTTCACCACCCTGGTCAACCAGGAGATGCTGGAATTCCTTGAAGCCAACTGCAAGGGCAAGCTATTCGACATGTTCGGCACCTTTGTGCGCCCGCTGGAAGTGGAACTGGGCCAGAAGTCGCTGCACCGCGTGGGCCGCTTTGCCGACATCAGCGAGAGCAAGGAATATCTGGAGCGCATGGAGGCCATCAACTACACGCTGGCTCACGATGACGGCCAGACCCATGCCGACCTAAGCGGCGCCGACGTGATCCTGGTGGGCGTCAGCCGCTCGGGCAAGACGCCAACCAGTCTGTACCTGGCCATGCAGTTTGGTCTCAAGGTGGCCAACTACCCGCTGATTCCCGAGGACTTCGAGCGCAAGCAGTTGCCGCCCGCGCTGGAGCCCTACCGCAAAAAACTGTTTGGCCTGACGATTCAGCCCGAACGCCTGTCCAGCATCCGCAACGAACGCCGCCCCGACTCCAAGTACGCCAGCCTGCCCAACTGCCGCTACGAAGTGGCCGAGGCCGAGGCCATGATGCGCAGAAGCGGCATCGAGTGGCTGTCCAGCACCACCAAGTCGATCGAAGAGATTGCCACTACCATCTTGCAGGAAGTGCTGCCACAGCATCTGGGTCATTAA
- a CDS encoding VC_2705 family sodium/solute symporter, which translates to MPERPVLSRAYHWRLHRILFLYVLGTAGFLLTMLWAEERGLSRHWIGPIFLFSTVMVYAAIGVYSRTSDAEEYFVAGRRIPPFYNGMAAAADWMSAASFISLSGALYLQGFSGTGTQPGGLAYVLGWTGGFCLVGMLIAPYLRAMNLYTVPDFFQARYGGRWPRIIAALAAITCSFTYVVAQIYGVGLIAARLTGVQFEIGIMLGLGGVLLCSFLGGMRAITWTQVAQYVVILLAFMLPVSWLAYKQLGNPWAQLAYSQQLGKIGAMEQQLLSSEAEQSVLEAYRTRAQVLQAKLRDVPNVLAAERQALSEHIRELRTSSGNIGAIMAASRELAAMPKDEAAARELWSRELHEAYERAKPLGGMPLQSQPFAGDPDGSPAEQRAYEESRRNFLALMFCLMVGTAGLPHLLTRYFTVPSVSAARTSVAWSLFFIGLLYLGAPALAVLVKYEVMSNLVGTHFDALPNWIAQWSRVDASLLSVEDINGDGILQFAEIRMGADLIMLATPELGGMPYVLSGLVAAGGLAAALSTADGLLLTISNALVRDLYFQERQRLDTRKRRMSPEQRVILSKFALLLVALSAAFVAARRSSDILPMVSASFSLAGSAFVPAMVLGIFWRGTTRRGAVAGMLLGLAVTLYYMVSHVPGLQGVLPSVLRGEALWWGIQPISAGVFGVPVGFATTLLVSWWEQRRARV; encoded by the coding sequence ATGCCTGAGCGGCCAGTTCTGAGCCGTGCCTATCACTGGCGGCTGCATCGCATTCTGTTTCTCTATGTGCTGGGAACGGCAGGCTTTCTGCTGACCATGCTCTGGGCCGAGGAGCGCGGGCTCTCTCGCCACTGGATCGGGCCCATCTTCCTGTTCTCCACGGTGATGGTGTACGCGGCCATCGGCGTGTACTCGCGCACCAGCGATGCCGAGGAGTATTTCGTCGCCGGCCGGCGCATTCCGCCTTTCTACAACGGCATGGCGGCTGCTGCCGACTGGATGAGCGCAGCCTCGTTCATCAGCCTCTCCGGCGCGCTTTATCTGCAAGGCTTTTCGGGAACCGGTACGCAGCCCGGAGGACTGGCCTATGTCCTGGGATGGACGGGCGGGTTCTGCCTGGTCGGCATGCTGATTGCCCCCTATCTGCGGGCCATGAATCTCTATACCGTGCCGGATTTCTTTCAGGCGCGCTATGGCGGACGTTGGCCGCGCATCATTGCTGCGCTGGCGGCCATCACCTGTTCCTTCACCTATGTGGTGGCGCAGATCTATGGCGTGGGCCTGATTGCCGCGCGGCTGACCGGCGTGCAGTTCGAGATCGGCATCATGCTGGGGCTGGGCGGCGTGCTGCTGTGCTCGTTCCTCGGCGGCATGCGGGCGATCACCTGGACCCAGGTGGCGCAATATGTGGTGATCCTGCTGGCCTTCATGCTGCCGGTTTCCTGGCTGGCCTACAAACAGCTGGGCAACCCCTGGGCGCAGTTGGCCTATAGCCAGCAACTGGGCAAGATTGGCGCCATGGAGCAGCAGTTGCTTTCCTCAGAGGCCGAGCAGTCGGTGCTGGAGGCCTACCGCACCCGCGCTCAGGTGCTGCAGGCCAAGCTGCGCGATGTGCCCAATGTGCTGGCGGCTGAACGCCAGGCACTGAGCGAGCACATCCGCGAGCTGCGCACCAGCAGCGGCAATATCGGCGCCATCATGGCCGCCAGCCGGGAGCTGGCCGCCATGCCCAAGGACGAGGCGGCGGCGCGCGAGCTCTGGAGCCGTGAGTTGCACGAGGCCTATGAGCGGGCCAAGCCGCTGGGCGGCATGCCGCTGCAAAGCCAGCCTTTCGCGGGGGATCCGGATGGCTCGCCGGCCGAGCAGCGGGCCTATGAGGAAAGTCGGCGCAACTTTCTGGCGTTGATGTTCTGCTTGATGGTCGGCACGGCCGGGCTGCCGCACTTGCTCACGCGCTATTTCACGGTTCCCTCGGTGTCTGCCGCACGTACTTCTGTAGCCTGGTCGCTGTTCTTCATCGGGTTGCTGTATCTGGGGGCACCAGCCTTGGCTGTGCTGGTGAAGTACGAGGTCATGAGCAATCTCGTTGGCACGCATTTCGATGCCTTGCCGAACTGGATAGCGCAGTGGTCAAGGGTGGACGCCTCGCTGCTGTCGGTGGAGGACATCAACGGCGATGGCATTTTGCAGTTTGCCGAAATCCGCATGGGGGCCGACCTCATCATGCTGGCCACTCCAGAGCTCGGCGGCATGCCTTATGTGCTCTCCGGGCTGGTGGCTGCGGGCGGACTGGCTGCGGCCCTGTCCACGGCCGACGGACTGCTGCTGACCATCAGCAATGCCCTGGTGCGGGATCTCTATTTCCAGGAGCGCCAGCGCCTGGATACGCGCAAGCGCCGCATGTCGCCCGAACAGCGCGTGATTCTTTCCAAATTCGCATTGCTGCTGGTGGCCCTGTCGGCGGCGTTTGTGGCGGCGCGGCGCTCTTCGGACATTCTTCCCATGGTCTCGGCCTCCTTCTCTTTGGCGGGCTCGGCTTTTGTGCCGGCCATGGTGCTGGGCATCTTCTGGCGCGGCACAACGCGCCGTGGTGCGGTGGCTGGCATGCTGCTGGGCCTGGCCGTGACGCTTTACTACATGGTCTCTCATGTTCCGGGCCTGCAAGGGGTGCTGCCGTCAGTCCTTCGTGGCGAAGCGCTATGGTGGGGTATTC
- a CDS encoding DUF4212 domain-containing protein, producing the protein MQTHHAPVHDDAVSGAPRQAFDALGNPVEVTFPPDLHDTYHLRLKALLLTVWVVFSFGICYFARDIQALVPDWPVAYWMAAQGAVLMFLLIIVVYCVAMDYFERQQARDEARKAAEAHDASSATSDLHA; encoded by the coding sequence ATGCAGACGCATCACGCGCCCGTGCATGACGATGCTGTTTCGGGTGCTCCGCGACAGGCATTCGATGCTTTGGGCAATCCGGTGGAAGTCACCTTCCCGCCGGATCTGCACGATACCTACCACCTGAGACTCAAGGCCTTGCTGCTGACGGTCTGGGTGGTATTTTCATTTGGCATCTGCTACTTTGCACGCGATATCCAGGCGCTGGTGCCCGACTGGCCCGTGGCCTACTGGATGGCGGCCCAAGGGGCGGTCCTGATGTTCCTGCTCATCATCGTGGTCTATTGTGTGGCCATGGACTATTTCGAACGTCAACAGGCGCGTGACGAGGCGCGCAAAGCGGCTGAGGCTCACGACGCCTCCTCTGCCACTTCCGATCTTCATGCCTGA
- a CDS encoding LysR family transcriptional regulator: MPNLRAIETFVKALEGGSIASAARQLGISPAAASQNIARLERELGTRLITRTTRSMALTEAGERYLARVAPVLDELEKAQSDLSLIHGELQGRLRIACMAAFGRHVLAPLLPAFSALHPRLELELLITDRHVDVLKEDVDISVRYRDVLEPGMSVRLLASVPRILCASPQYLQQHGRPQTAQELLEHACLLYRRERDGRLMRWPFLRDGQRTDPQQRIAAIGSDIDALVEFAAAGGGIAWAGSFIVHEELRRGRLVPLTLKPARKGQLQFEDAPLDFFACFKDRKYVPAKVRALVDYLLQVLPQQSVLR, encoded by the coding sequence ATGCCGAATCTGCGAGCCATAGAAACCTTTGTCAAAGCGCTGGAGGGCGGCTCCATCGCCTCGGCTGCGCGCCAGCTGGGCATTTCGCCCGCCGCTGCCAGCCAGAACATTGCGCGGCTGGAGCGCGAGCTGGGCACGCGCCTGATCACCCGCACCACCCGGTCCATGGCCTTGACCGAGGCCGGAGAGCGCTATCTGGCGCGCGTCGCCCCGGTGCTCGACGAGCTCGAAAAGGCCCAGTCCGATCTCTCGCTGATTCATGGAGAGCTGCAAGGCCGCTTGCGCATTGCCTGCATGGCAGCCTTCGGCCGCCATGTGCTGGCGCCGCTGTTGCCTGCGTTTAGCGCGCTGCATCCGCGACTGGAGCTGGAGCTCCTGATCACGGACCGGCATGTGGATGTGCTCAAGGAAGATGTGGACATCAGCGTGCGCTACCGCGATGTGCTGGAGCCCGGCATGTCGGTGCGGCTGCTGGCCTCGGTGCCGCGCATTCTGTGTGCATCGCCGCAGTATCTGCAGCAGCATGGCCGCCCGCAGACGGCACAGGAGCTGCTCGAGCATGCCTGCTTGCTGTATCGGCGCGAGCGCGACGGCAGGCTTATGCGCTGGCCCTTTCTGCGCGATGGCCAGCGCACCGATCCGCAGCAGAGGATTGCGGCCATAGGCAGCGATATCGATGCCCTGGTGGAGTTCGCCGCTGCCGGTGGCGGCATTGCCTGGGCCGGTAGCTTCATCGTCCATGAGGAGCTGCGCAGGGGGCGGCTGGTGCCGCTGACGCTCAAGCCGGCGCGCAAGGGCCAGTTGCAGTTCGAGGATGCTCCGCTGGACTTCTTCGCCTGCTTCAAGGATCGTAAATATGTACCAGCCAAGGTCCGTGCGCTGGTGGACTATCTGCTGCAGGTGCTGCCGCAGCAGTCCGTCCTGCGTTGA
- a CDS encoding heme ABC transporter ATP-binding protein — translation MSAHHRLSSLECRNLGVGVAKGPRLATVDVRILAGRFTAILGPNGAGKSTLMSMLVGERAPQSGQVLLDGLELSGHAMEGLARRRSVMPQDCSVAFDFTAQEVVELGRYPHRHQPGSGEAQIPAQAMALTGVDHLAQRSINTLSGGERARTHLARALAQIWSDGGMPADGAARWLLLDEPTAALDLAHQHHAMRLLRQWAAQQGAGVVAVIHDLNLALRYADDVLVLGGDAGVHHGAVLDVLQPALVRQVWGMQCDPVRGSDGTLQYIFVADAALTA, via the coding sequence ATGAGTGCGCACCACAGGCTGTCCAGCCTCGAATGCCGCAATCTGGGCGTCGGTGTGGCCAAGGGGCCGCGCCTGGCGACGGTGGATGTGCGGATTCTGGCCGGGCGCTTTACCGCCATCCTCGGCCCCAACGGCGCCGGCAAGTCCACGCTGATGTCCATGCTGGTGGGCGAGCGCGCGCCGCAGTCGGGGCAGGTTCTACTCGACGGGCTGGAGCTGTCCGGGCATGCGATGGAGGGCCTGGCACGTAGGCGCTCCGTCATGCCCCAGGATTGCAGCGTGGCCTTTGACTTCACGGCCCAGGAGGTGGTGGAGCTGGGGCGCTACCCCCATCGTCACCAGCCCGGCTCCGGGGAGGCGCAGATTCCGGCGCAGGCCATGGCGCTGACCGGGGTCGACCATCTGGCGCAGCGCAGCATCAACACGCTGTCGGGCGGAGAGCGGGCGCGCACCCATCTGGCCAGGGCACTGGCGCAGATCTGGTCAGATGGTGGCATGCCCGCCGACGGCGCGGCGCGCTGGCTGCTGCTGGACGAGCCGACCGCTGCTCTCGACCTGGCCCATCAGCACCATGCCATGCGCCTGCTGCGTCAGTGGGCTGCTCAGCAGGGCGCAGGGGTGGTGGCGGTGATTCACGATCTGAATCTGGCTTTGCGCTATGCCGACGATGTGCTGGTGCTGGGCGGTGATGCCGGAGTGCACCACGGTGCGGTGCTGGATGTGTTGCAGCCTGCGCTGGTGCGCCAGGTCTGGGGCATGCAGTGCGATCCGGTGCGCGGCAGCGACGGCACGCTGCAATATATTTTTGTAGCAGATGCCGCTCTAACTGCTTGA
- the ppsA gene encoding phosphoenolpyruvate synthase — MSQLFEATALVVPFEKLRMTDVESVGGKNASLGEMISQLPQGVRVPTGFATTAHAFREFLAFEGLAGKISAKLAALDVDDVRALAAVGAEIRAMVENQPFPADLEAAIRADFITLQAGNEAASFAVRSSATAEDLPDASFAGQQETFLNVVGIEDVLHKMKEVFASLYNDRAISYRVHKGFEHDVVALSAGVQRMVRSDKGAAGVMFTIDTESGFEDVVFITSSYGLGETVVQGAVNPDEFYVHKPMLKAGNKALIRRNLGSKLIQMIFATPEEKAADGKLVKTTDVAHELRNRYSLTDEEVQQLAHYALVIEQHYGRPMDIEWGKDGTDGQLYILQARPETVKSQAKGQAELRYKLKGTGTVLAEGRAIGQKIGTGPVRLVSDISQMDQVQAGDVLVTDMTDPNWEPVMKKASAIVTNRGGRTCHAAIIARELGIPAVVGCGNATDLLKAETLVTVSCAEGDTGRIYDGLLETEVTEVKRGEMPSIPTKIMMNVGNPQLAFDFAQLPNEGVGLARLEFIINNNIGVHPKAILDYPAVDADLKKAVESVARGHASPRAFYVDKVTEGVATIAAAFWPKPVIVRMSDFKSNEYRKLIGGSRYEPEEENPMLGFRGAARYISAEFGEAFKMECEALLRVREDMGLTNVKIMIPFVRTLGQAKRVTELLAENGLKRGENGLQLIMMCEVPSNAVLAEEFLEYFDGFSVGSNDLTQLTLGLDRDSGLELLAADFDERDPAVKKLLARAIKACRDQNKYVGICGQGPSDHPDFAKWLADEGISSISLNPDSVVSTWQKLAE, encoded by the coding sequence ATGTCTCAACTCTTCGAAGCGACCGCATTAGTCGTTCCGTTCGAAAAACTGCGCATGACCGACGTCGAGTCGGTCGGCGGCAAGAACGCCTCGCTCGGCGAGATGATCTCGCAACTGCCCCAGGGCGTGCGCGTGCCTACCGGCTTTGCCACCACGGCTCATGCATTCCGCGAGTTCCTGGCCTTTGAGGGTCTGGCCGGCAAGATCTCCGCCAAGCTGGCTGCCCTGGACGTGGACGATGTCCGCGCTCTGGCCGCTGTGGGCGCGGAAATCCGCGCCATGGTGGAAAACCAGCCTTTCCCTGCCGATCTGGAAGCCGCCATCCGCGCCGACTTCATCACGCTGCAGGCCGGCAATGAAGCCGCTTCGTTTGCCGTGCGCTCTTCCGCCACGGCAGAAGACCTGCCCGATGCATCGTTTGCCGGTCAGCAGGAAACCTTCCTGAACGTGGTGGGCATCGAAGACGTGCTGCACAAGATGAAGGAAGTGTTCGCCTCGCTGTACAACGACCGCGCCATCTCCTACCGCGTGCACAAGGGCTTCGAGCACGATGTGGTGGCACTGTCCGCCGGCGTGCAGCGCATGGTGCGCTCCGACAAGGGCGCTGCCGGCGTGATGTTCACCATCGACACCGAATCCGGTTTCGAGGACGTGGTCTTCATCACCTCCAGCTATGGCCTGGGCGAGACCGTGGTGCAGGGTGCCGTGAACCCCGACGAGTTCTATGTGCACAAGCCCATGCTCAAGGCTGGCAACAAGGCGCTGATCCGCCGCAATCTGGGCTCCAAGCTGATCCAGATGATCTTTGCCACGCCCGAGGAAAAGGCTGCCGACGGCAAGCTGGTCAAGACCACCGATGTGGCCCACGAGCTGCGCAACCGTTATTCACTGACCGACGAGGAAGTGCAGCAGCTGGCGCATTACGCCCTGGTGATCGAGCAGCATTACGGCCGCCCCATGGATATCGAGTGGGGCAAGGACGGCACCGACGGCCAGCTCTACATCCTGCAGGCGCGCCCCGAAACCGTGAAGAGCCAGGCCAAGGGCCAGGCCGAGCTGCGCTACAAGCTCAAGGGCACGGGCACCGTGCTGGCCGAAGGCCGCGCCATCGGCCAGAAGATCGGTACCGGCCCTGTGCGCCTGGTGTCCGACATCTCGCAGATGGATCAGGTGCAGGCTGGCGACGTGCTGGTGACCGACATGACCGACCCCAACTGGGAGCCCGTCATGAAGAAGGCTTCGGCCATCGTCACCAACCGCGGTGGCCGTACCTGCCACGCCGCCATCATTGCACGCGAGCTGGGCATTCCTGCCGTCGTGGGCTGCGGCAATGCAACCGATCTGCTCAAGGCCGAAACACTGGTGACCGTGTCCTGTGCGGAAGGCGATACCGGCAGGATCTATGACGGCCTGCTGGAAACCGAAGTGACCGAGGTCAAGCGTGGCGAGATGCCCAGCATCCCCACCAAGATCATGATGAACGTGGGCAATCCTCAGCTGGCCTTCGATTTTGCCCAGCTGCCCAACGAAGGCGTGGGTCTGGCCCGTCTGGAATTCATCATCAACAACAATATCGGCGTCCACCCCAAGGCCATCCTGGACTACCCCGCCGTTGACGCCGATCTGAAGAAGGCTGTCGAGTCCGTGGCCCGCGGCCATGCATCTCCGCGTGCGTTCTACGTGGACAAGGTGACCGAAGGCGTGGCAACGATTGCCGCCGCTTTCTGGCCCAAGCCCGTGATCGTGCGCATGTCCGACTTCAAGTCCAACGAATACCGCAAGCTGATCGGCGGCAGCCGCTACGAGCCAGAGGAAGAGAACCCCATGCTGGGCTTCCGCGGTGCAGCGCGTTACATCTCGGCCGAGTTCGGCGAAGCCTTCAAGATGGAATGCGAAGCCCTGCTCCGCGTGCGTGAGGATATGGGCTTGACCAACGTCAAGATCATGATCCCCTTCGTGCGTACCCTGGGCCAGGCCAAGCGCGTGACCGAGCTGCTGGCCGAAAACGGCCTCAAGCGCGGCGAGAACGGCCTGCAGCTGATCATGATGTGCGAAGTGCCTTCCAACGCCGTGCTGGCCGAAGAGTTCCTTGAATACTTCGACGGCTTCTCCGTGGGCTCCAACGACCTGACCCAGCTGACTCTGGGCCTGGACCGCGACTCGGGCCTGGAACTTCTGGCCGCCGACTTCGACGAGCGCGACCCCGCCGTCAAGAAGCTGCTGGCTCGTGCCATCAAGGCCTGCCGCGACCAGAACAAGTATGTGGGCATCTGCGGCCAAGGCCCTTCGGACCACCCTGACTTTGCCAAGTGGCTGGCCGATGAAGGCATTTCGTCCATCTCTCTGAACCCTGACAGCGTGGTCTCCACCTGGCAGAAGCTGGCTGAATAA
- a CDS encoding hemin ABC transporter substrate-binding protein, with protein MSTASISRRQGLQWLGAAVAGTALAQTAAAAPGAKRLVSLSGALTEVVYLLNAQNLLVGTDTTSLFPEAAQKTAKVGYVRQLSAEGLLSLKPDAVIATSEAGPPVVLDQIRQAGVRVSLVAARHNWAEVQEKVKVVGRETGRMAEADQLLAQLEAQWSSVQAQVAKAQRKPRVLFVLSHSGSPQVAGKGTAANALIQYAGCVNVIDQFDGYKPLTAEAMASAAPEVIINTTQGIEALGGEAAFWKRPELALTPAYAKKALVTLEASHLLGFGPRLPSAVQALHMRALQWVA; from the coding sequence ATGAGCACGGCCAGCATTTCCCGGCGCCAGGGTCTGCAATGGCTGGGCGCGGCCGTGGCGGGCACGGCCCTGGCACAGACCGCCGCTGCCGCGCCCGGAGCGAAACGGCTGGTGTCGCTCAGCGGCGCACTGACCGAGGTGGTCTATCTGCTCAATGCCCAGAACCTGCTGGTGGGCACCGACACCACCAGCCTGTTTCCCGAAGCGGCGCAAAAGACCGCCAAGGTCGGCTATGTGCGCCAGCTCTCGGCCGAAGGCCTGCTCTCGCTCAAGCCCGATGCGGTGATCGCAACCAGCGAGGCCGGGCCTCCCGTGGTGCTCGATCAGATCCGTCAGGCAGGCGTACGCGTATCGCTGGTTGCGGCCAGGCACAACTGGGCCGAGGTGCAGGAAAAGGTCAAGGTCGTGGGCCGCGAAACCGGCCGCATGGCCGAAGCCGACCAGCTGCTGGCCCAGCTAGAAGCGCAGTGGAGCAGCGTGCAGGCCCAGGTGGCCAAGGCCCAGCGCAAGCCGCGCGTGCTGTTTGTGCTCTCGCACAGCGGCAGTCCGCAAGTGGCGGGCAAGGGCACGGCAGCCAATGCGCTGATCCAGTACGCAGGTTGTGTCAATGTCATCGACCAGTTCGACGGCTACAAGCCCTTGACTGCCGAAGCCATGGCCAGCGCAGCGCCCGAGGTCATCATCAACACCACGCAGGGCATTGAAGCACTGGGTGGCGAGGCCGCGTTCTGGAAGCGGCCCGAGCTGGCACTGACGCCCGCCTATGCCAAGAAGGCACTGGTGACACTGGAAGCCAGCCATTTGCTGGGCTTTGGTCCGCGTCTGCCCAGCGCTGTGCAGGCGCTGCATATGCGCGCTCTGCAGTGGGTGGCCTGA